One genomic window of Fusarium fujikuroi IMI 58289 draft genome, chromosome FFUJ_chr01 includes the following:
- a CDS encoding related to NUS1 Putative nuclear undecaprenyl pyrophosphate synthase translates to MPIMTTRDRQAYRADETKDHTLLSEKERQRMLNSYLPKPNDPPPTLGPNSRPQRRSRLGLRRFILNQIHVLIFAIMHGIFSLYIKIRQTWNVVGYQISSVVKYHHGTPQYIKKDLVGLTKKPKHLSVILKLEENHRTKADVERLLDEVAEIATWCACAEIPMLSVYEKTGILKKHMPRVYDAVNQKFAFYFGPEHPGLSVTSPHKEDLPAPFGEKPKEHLRLHLISEQDGRDSMVDLTRTLAEMSQRGKLSPHDISMELIDAELSEGIMNEPDLLLTFGPYLELSGYPPWQIRLTEIFCLQDNERVGYQVFLKALQHYGRAQMRHGK, encoded by the exons ATGCCTATCATGACGACTCGCGATCGTCAGGCCTACAGGGCCGACGAAACCAAAGACCATACACTGTTATCAGAGAAAGAAAGGCAGAGGATGCTCAAT TCTTATCTCCCTAAGCCCAACGATCCTCCGCCCACTCTAGGCCCAAACTCTCGACCACAGCGACGATCGCGGTTAGGACTTCGTCGCTTCATCCTGAACCAAATCCACGTCCTCATCTTTGCCATTATGCATGggatcttctctctttacATAAAGATACGCCAGACCTGGAACGTGGTGGGCTACCAAATCTCATCCGTCGTCAAATATCATCATGGTACACCGCAATACATCAAGAAGGACCTGGTCGGTTTGACGAAAAAGCCAAAGCATCTCAGTGTTATTCTGAAGCTTGAGGAGAATCACCGCACAAAGGCTGATGTCGAGCGGCTCCTTGACGAGGTAGCCGAGATTGCGACATGGTGCGCCTGCGCCGAGATTCCGATGCTTTCTGTGTACGAGAAGACAG ggatcctcaagaagcacaTGCCCCGAGTCTACGATGCTGTCAACCAAAAATTCGCATTCTACTTTGGCCCCGAGCATCCTGGTCTTAGTGTTACATCACCCCATAAGGAGGACCTCCCAGCGCCCTTTGGTGAGAAGCCCAAGGAGCATCTGCGTCTGCACCTCATCTCCGAGCAAGACGGCCGTGACTCCATGGTCGATCTCACACGTACCTTGGCCGAAATGTCGCAGAGGGGCAAGCTTTCTCCTCACGATATCTCCATGGAACTGATTGATGCTGAGCTTTCTGAGGGCATCATGAATGAGCCTGATCTTTTGCTTACGTTTGGTCCCTACCTCGAACTGTCAGGCTATCCTCCCTGGCAGATCAGATTGACTGAGATTTTCTGTTTGCAAGACAATGAGAGAGTTGGGTACCAGGTCTTCCTCAAGGCTCTGCAGCATTACGGGAGAGCGCAGATGCGCCATGGTAAATAA
- a CDS encoding related to DNA repair family protein gives MSRKRTLDAFFSPTVKKPKTETGATTSSDVISEDTTYSEHQFYPHPIKNLPASLSKELSTLPDQPGREIHDHPDLDLLYFEPFISGPVSRRLFEFLRSELPFYRVEYKIKRGGIETQIRTPRWTTVFGLDETSKFDDKGLPVDANTGLKALDKRYARYPPRPIPKCLDELRQRTELATGCKYNFCLVNYYASGTDSISFHSDDEQFLGREPAIASFSLGARRDFLMKHKPLPPNAPSPPSVNAKPLKLPLGSGDMVLMRGRTQSNWLHSIPKRTGKNQEDGGRINITFRRAMVKGGTDNYYNYNVGTGPVYRWNREAREMRLWKP, from the exons ATGTCTAGGAAGCGTACTCTTGATGCCTTCTTCAGCCCGACTGTAAAGAAACCCAAAACAGAAACCGGAGCAACCACTTCCAGTGACGTGATTTCAGAAGAC ACCACATATTCTGAGCATCAGTTCTACCCTCACCCCATCAAGAACCTACCAGCATCTTTAAGCAAGGAGCTGTCTACTCTGCCAGATCAACCCGGAAGAGAGATCCATGATCACCCTGATCTTGACCTCCTGTACTTTGAGCCCTTCATCTCAGGTCCCGTATCTCGAAGACTCTTTGAGTTTCTTCGTTCAGAACTCCCGTTCTACAGAGTCGAGTATAAGATCAAGCGAGGTGGTATAGAAACCCAGATACGAACTCCAAG ATGGACAACTGTatttggtcttgatgagactTCAAAGTTCGATGACAAAGGTCTCCCAGTAGACGCCAACACAGGCTTGAAAGCCTTGGATAAACGATATGCCAGATATCCTCCTAGGCCTATACCAAAATGCCTTGATGAACTTCGTCAGAGAACAGAGCTGGCTACAGGCTGTAAATACAACTTCTGCCTCGTCAACTATTACGCCTCTGGCACCGACAGCATCAGCTTTcacagcgatgatgagcaaTTCTTGGGTCGTGAGCCAGCCATTGCTTCTTTCTCATTAGGGGCACGTCGTGATTTTCTTATGAAGCACAAACCGCTACCTCCGAATGCTCCTAGTCCCCCTTCCGTGAACGCGAAACCGCTCAAACTTCCATTGGGAAGTGGTGACatggtgctgatgagaggGAGAACGCAGTCTAACTGGCTGCACTCTATACCAAAGCGGACAGGGAAGAatcaagaagatggcggaAGGATTAACATAACTTTTCGGAGAGCGATGGTCAAAGGAGGAACAGATAATTACTACAACTACAATGTAGGAACAGGGCCAGTGTACAGATGGAACAGGGAGGCCCGAGAAATGCGGCTATGGAAACCATGA
- a CDS encoding probable protein MET-10 has translation MNLFRAPAARAAKTLDRSLFAKTLNAAAASIKENRLLSKYRKELEKTKEVLFMERFNPVLPDPDPSLASQGKKCIVLAPQIKPTSPDTWSPILKEASKAGDIKVVPYDIEIGYDSWSYLDVMKSILPEELHEEIPSGFNTVGHVAHLNIRDQYLPYKNIIAQVLLDKNPHIKTVINKIDNVGSENEFRTFAYEVLGGPDDMNVEVSEAGCVFKFDYSKVYWNSKLDTEHKRIAGLFGPGEVVADVMAGIGPFAVPAGKKGVFVWANDKNPESYRYLEEAIRRNKVSEFVKPFNYDGHDFIRTSADLVLEASKRGDCAVIKPPRQPRNSTAPPPEPVRVPVPPTISHFVMNLPASAIEFTHNYRGLYHGHEELFEPHTETKLPMVHVHCFSVKADDETPLMDICERIRKEIGVLLRPGDPENQGEVLIYDVRDVAPAKRMFCASFRLPREVAFAERP, from the exons ATGAACCTCTTCCGGGCACCAGCCGCTCGTGCGGCAAAGACACTCGATAGGTCCCTCTTTGCAAAAACTCTCAACGCTGCGGCGGCTTCTATCAAGGAGAATAGGCTGCTGTCCAAGTATAgaaaggagcttgagaagacaAAGGAGGTTTTATTCATGGAGAGATTTAATCCCGTCTTGCCTGATCCAGACCCGTCGCTTGCTTCTCAGGGCAAAAAATGTATCGTGTTGGCGCCTCAGATTAAGCCTACGT CCCCAGACACATGGAGTCCCATCCTCAAAGAAGCCTCGAAGGCCGGTGACATCAAGGTGGTGCCGTACGATATTGAAATTGGATATGACTCTTGGTCTTATC TTGATGTTATGAAATCCATTCTTCCAGAGGAACTTCACGAGGAAATCCCAAGCGGTTTCAACACCGTGGGACACGTCG cccatctcaacatccgtgatcagtacctaccttacaagaacatcatcgCCCAAGTGCTTCTAGACAAGAACCCTCACATCAAAAccgtcatcaacaagatcgataATGTCGGTTCAGAGAACGAGTTCAGGACCTTTGCCTACGAAGTCCTTGGCGGTCCTGATGATATGAACGTGGAGGTGAGCGAGGCCGGCTGCGTTTTCAAGTTCGACTACTCCAAGGTATACTGGAACAGCAAGCTCGACACAGAACACAAACGGATTGCAGGACTTTTCGGGCCTGGAGAGGTTGTTGCAGATGTCATGGCTGGTATTGGACCCTTTGCGGTGCCAGCTGGCAAGAAGGGCGTCTTTGTCTGGGCCAACGACAAGAACCCAGAGAGCTACCGCTACCTCGAGGAAGCGATCCGCAGGAATAAG GTCTCGGAGTTCGTCAAGCCCTTCAACTACGATGGCCACGACTTCATCCGCACATCCGcagaccttgtccttgaggcATCAAAGCGCGGCGACTGTGCCGTCATCAAGCCTCCAAGGCAACCAAGAAACTCTACGGCTCCGCCCCCGGAGCCTGTCCGAGTGCCCGTGCCACCAACGATCTCACATTTTGTCATGAACCTCCCGGCATCCGCAATTGAGTTCACGCACAATTACCGCGGTCTGTACCACGGCCACGAGGAGCTGTTTGAGCCTCACACCGAGACCAAGCTGCCCATGGTGCACGTGCACTGCTTCTCGGTCAAGGCTGATGACGAGACACCCCTCATGGACATCTGCGAGCGGATACGTAAAGAGATTGGCGTCTTACTCAGACCGGGCGATCCCGAGAACCAAGGTGAGGTGCTCATCTACGATGTGCGAGATGTTGCTCCAGCAAAGAGAATGTTTTGCGCTTCATTCCGTCTACCACGTGAGGTTGCCTTTGCCGAGAGGCCTTAG